A DNA window from Pseudophaeobacter arcticus DSM 23566 contains the following coding sequences:
- a CDS encoding metallophosphoesterase family protein, protein MQKLRGTVGFSQPCPDRPLAIIGDVHGCADLLHRLLAKLPSDAQVILVGDYIDRGEDSAEVLRFLCEQQDLICLRGNHEDMLLRFLEDPERHGPRWLQYGGLQTLASFRIAGVHPGATPKALTECRDALLAKMGTELVEFVNRLSPSYLSGNVLVSHAGANPSVAPEYQTPNDLIWGHPDFDRVLRKDGVWVAYGHVIQDKPTVSRGRISIDTGAYATGILSAVYLTQGTEPAFISTLH, encoded by the coding sequence GGTACTGTTGGCTTTTCGCAGCCTTGCCCCGACCGGCCCCTGGCCATCATCGGCGACGTACACGGATGTGCAGATCTGTTGCACAGGCTGCTGGCAAAGCTGCCCTCTGATGCGCAGGTGATCCTGGTTGGAGACTATATCGACCGGGGGGAAGACAGCGCAGAAGTCCTGCGTTTTCTGTGTGAGCAGCAGGACTTGATTTGCCTGCGTGGCAATCATGAAGACATGCTGCTTCGATTTCTTGAGGATCCGGAGCGTCACGGTCCCCGATGGCTCCAGTATGGCGGCTTACAAACCCTCGCGTCCTTTCGCATTGCCGGCGTGCACCCCGGAGCCACACCTAAAGCACTGACAGAGTGCCGCGACGCGCTGCTGGCTAAGATGGGAACAGAGCTGGTCGAGTTTGTGAACAGGCTCTCGCCCAGCTACCTCTCCGGGAATGTTCTGGTATCTCATGCCGGGGCAAACCCTTCTGTGGCGCCAGAATATCAGACCCCCAACGATCTGATATGGGGACATCCCGACTTTGACAGGGTGCTCCGCAAAGATGGCGTGTGGGTTGCGTATGGGCATGTGATCCAAGACAAGCCCACCGTATCTCGAGGTCGAATTTCTATTGATACCGGGGCCTATGCAACGGGCATATTATCTGCGGTTTACCTGACACAAGGCACGGAACCCGCCTTTATATCTACGCTGCACTAA